A single Paenibacillus kribbensis DNA region contains:
- a CDS encoding deoxyribonuclease IV, with the protein MLKIGSHVSFSDKGLLSATKEASSYGSSSFMIYTGAPQNTRRKPMESMYLEEGKQLMTEKGMEDIVVHAPYIINLGSYKENTYELAVSFLQEEIRRTHAIGVKNIVLHPGAFTDKDAEYGIGRIADGLNEVLNGVKETDVNIALETMAGKGTEMGRSFEEIASIIDKVEHNERLTVCMDTCHIHDAGYDIVNDLDGVLEQFDRIVGLNRIAVVHINDSKNPVGARKDRHTPIGSGWIGYQTIHHVVHHEALQGRPFILETPWIGKEAKTQRPMYEVEIALLRGNVKERFGDEFLGQVEQLHSFFKKQDVDVRKFVLDTWTLLKNDAKARKADPREPLERLYDMITEAALFPELSEEHINQRLIAWFAGSHLPVTV; encoded by the coding sequence ATGCTGAAAATTGGTTCTCATGTGTCCTTCTCGGACAAGGGTCTGCTCAGTGCTACAAAAGAAGCGTCTTCTTACGGGTCCAGCTCGTTTATGATATATACGGGGGCACCGCAAAATACGCGTCGTAAGCCGATGGAATCCATGTATTTGGAAGAAGGCAAGCAGTTAATGACCGAAAAAGGGATGGAGGATATCGTGGTGCATGCCCCGTATATCATTAATCTCGGTTCCTACAAAGAAAATACCTATGAGCTGGCGGTCAGCTTTCTTCAGGAGGAAATTCGTCGTACACACGCGATTGGTGTGAAAAATATTGTGCTGCATCCAGGTGCTTTTACCGATAAAGATGCAGAGTACGGGATCGGGCGTATTGCTGATGGTCTGAACGAGGTACTGAACGGTGTCAAGGAGACAGATGTTAATATTGCGCTTGAAACGATGGCGGGTAAAGGTACCGAAATGGGACGCAGCTTCGAGGAGATTGCCTCTATTATAGATAAAGTAGAGCACAACGAGCGTCTTACAGTTTGTATGGACACCTGCCACATTCATGATGCGGGCTATGATATCGTGAACGATCTGGATGGTGTTTTGGAGCAATTTGACCGTATTGTTGGCTTGAATCGCATTGCAGTGGTTCACATCAATGACAGTAAAAATCCAGTCGGCGCTCGTAAAGATCGCCATACTCCGATTGGGTCGGGCTGGATCGGCTATCAGACCATTCATCATGTGGTGCATCATGAAGCGCTTCAAGGGCGTCCATTTATTTTGGAAACGCCATGGATCGGAAAGGAAGCCAAAACTCAGCGTCCGATGTATGAGGTTGAAATTGCTTTGCTTCGCGGAAATGTGAAGGAGCGCTTTGGAGATGAATTTTTGGGTCAGGTCGAGCAATTGCATTCATTCTTCAAAAAGCAGGATGTGGATGTGCGGAAATTTGTGCTGGACACCTGGACTCTGCTGAAAAATGATGCTAAAGCAAGAAAAGCCGATCCACGTGAGCCGCTGGAGCGTCTGTATGACATGATCACGGAAGCAGCGCTCTTTCCAGAGCTGAGCGAAGAACACATTAATCAACGGCTGATTGCCTGGTTTGCTGGCAGTCATTTGCCAGTAACAGTATAA